One part of the Tunicatimonas pelagia genome encodes these proteins:
- a CDS encoding CapA family protein: protein MKTFLGSIVGIVLSSALYAQDEPWPFEVQGEQTILLLGDNNFQYRKKPEDAFRHVMATLNEADFRLLNLEGPFAGGTDDSTKTDIPHKNWRHSNPDQVQALVAAEIDAVGVANNVTYPWQAMMKSKQVLDEAGIPFVGGGKNLPEAHKPIILEKNGLKVGFMQYAATVFPYNHAARENQPGIAEIKVHTAYQPPKNLDKPGQPPYVITWLDEASRALMVSDIEKLRKQADVVIVSYHWGVSDTKKPVSYQTDIAQAVIDAGADVVFGHGPHRYQKIEIYRGKPIFYSLGQAVFDDIRDNRHRRFREGLLARLVLENRQLKSVSLVPTWRDDDNFLRLYDPNYGKGRELLGYLRSVNEGGAPLKLVGKEIQVINNP, encoded by the coding sequence ATGAAAACATTTCTCGGCAGCATCGTAGGTATTGTTCTTTCTTCGGCCCTTTACGCGCAGGATGAACCCTGGCCTTTTGAAGTGCAGGGTGAGCAAACCATCTTACTATTAGGAGACAATAATTTTCAGTACCGCAAGAAGCCAGAGGACGCTTTCCGGCACGTGATGGCAACGCTAAACGAAGCTGATTTCCGGCTGCTCAATCTGGAAGGACCGTTTGCCGGGGGAACTGATGACTCGACCAAAACCGACATCCCCCACAAAAACTGGCGACATTCCAATCCCGATCAGGTGCAAGCTCTCGTGGCGGCTGAGATCGATGCGGTAGGAGTAGCGAACAATGTGACCTATCCTTGGCAGGCCATGATGAAAAGTAAGCAAGTGCTAGATGAGGCCGGTATTCCGTTTGTTGGGGGCGGCAAAAATCTACCGGAGGCTCATAAGCCCATCATCCTGGAAAAAAACGGTCTAAAAGTTGGTTTCATGCAGTACGCTGCTACCGTATTTCCGTATAACCACGCGGCTCGGGAAAATCAGCCCGGTATTGCTGAGATTAAGGTGCATACCGCCTATCAACCGCCTAAGAATCTGGATAAACCCGGTCAGCCTCCGTACGTAATCACTTGGTTGGATGAAGCCTCCCGGGCTTTGATGGTGAGCGATATTGAGAAGCTACGCAAGCAAGCTGACGTAGTGATCGTTTCGTATCATTGGGGGGTTTCGGATACAAAAAAGCCGGTTTCGTATCAAACGGATATAGCGCAGGCCGTTATTGATGCCGGTGCTGATGTAGTCTTCGGGCACGGGCCGCATCGCTACCAGAAAATAGAAATCTACCGTGGTAAACCGATTTTTTACAGTTTAGGGCAAGCGGTCTTCGATGACATAAGGGATAATCGCCATCGGCGTTTCCGTGAAGGTCTACTGGCTCGGTTGGTCTTGGAAAACCGCCAGCTCAAGAGCGTATCATTGGTACCGACTTGGCGGGATGATGATAATTTTTTACGTCTTTACGACCCTAACTACGGTAAAGGGCGCGAATTACTGGGCTATCTTCGATCGGTTAACGAAGGCGGCGCTCCCTTGAAACTAGTAGGAAAAGAAATACAGGTAATCAATAACCCGTGA
- a CDS encoding GntP family permease, with the protein MYGLIVLVIVLLGLVLAISWGKVHPFVALLLAALALGLLMNLGGTATVNALLDGFGTTMRWIAIVVVLGAFIGEVLHQTGGAVRIAERIVRLAGLRKVPMAMGVIGYIVSIPVFVDVAYIVLQPVTEALSVRSKKPVLVIGLSLAAGLTVSHTLLPPTPGPLAVASLLGADLGRLILINATVAVFAMSGGIIWAMTYCRRFHLEYDKQLVRTYSASDPLMAGASGRLGLDLLPIVLPIVLMAGGTLLPEDSKGLLSQLGRFFSIPMVAVLIGAVVAGLSYHFSGVKTALAHLVEQAIVKSALVIMITGAGGAFGQVIKATEVHLPFVDTLVAYQSLGFLLPFLLAAVLTTATGSITVSLISTASLLGPLAGTLPYSPEIMAALIGSGSFCVFHANASFFWLLQRLHEVPVSTLYRTYTLQSLVMGLSGLLGVFVLLLLGIT; encoded by the coding sequence ATGTACGGGTTGATCGTTTTAGTCATCGTACTGCTTGGTTTAGTATTGGCCATCTCCTGGGGTAAAGTACACCCTTTCGTTGCGTTACTGTTAGCTGCGTTAGCTCTGGGGTTGCTGATGAACTTGGGTGGAACAGCCACGGTAAATGCTTTACTAGATGGGTTCGGTACTACCATGCGTTGGATTGCTATTGTAGTGGTACTTGGGGCCTTCATTGGGGAAGTATTGCACCAAACCGGTGGGGCGGTACGAATTGCCGAGCGTATCGTGCGGTTGGCTGGACTGCGGAAAGTGCCTATGGCAATGGGTGTGATTGGCTACATTGTCTCGATCCCGGTGTTTGTGGATGTCGCCTATATCGTGCTGCAACCTGTTACCGAAGCTCTGTCCGTCCGTAGTAAGAAGCCAGTGCTGGTAATAGGGTTGTCGCTAGCTGCCGGACTCACTGTTTCGCATACCTTACTGCCACCTACCCCAGGTCCTTTGGCTGTGGCCTCACTGCTCGGGGCTGATTTGGGGCGACTGATCTTAATCAATGCTACGGTCGCGGTATTTGCGATGAGTGGGGGTATTATTTGGGCGATGACTTACTGCCGCCGGTTTCATCTGGAATACGATAAACAATTAGTCCGAACATATTCAGCTTCCGACCCATTGATGGCAGGTGCTTCGGGGCGATTAGGGTTGGATTTACTACCGATTGTCCTGCCCATCGTGTTGATGGCGGGAGGTACCTTACTGCCGGAAGACAGCAAGGGACTGCTCAGCCAGCTCGGTAGATTTTTTAGTATACCGATGGTGGCGGTGCTGATAGGAGCGGTGGTGGCCGGATTATCGTACCATTTCTCAGGGGTAAAAACTGCACTGGCCCACTTGGTAGAGCAGGCGATTGTCAAATCCGCTTTAGTAATTATGATCACCGGGGCTGGTGGGGCCTTTGGGCAGGTAATCAAAGCGACGGAAGTACACTTGCCCTTTGTAGATACGTTGGTGGCTTACCAATCACTGGGTTTTCTACTGCCGTTCCTGTTGGCCGCTGTGCTGACTACTGCGACGGGCTCTATCACAGTGTCACTGATTAGCACGGCTTCGCTGCTTGGCCCTCTGGCAGGTACGTTACCGTACTCGCCTGAGATTATGGCAGCGTTGATCGGTAGTGGCTCGTTTTGTGTGTTTCACGCCAATGCCAGCTTCTTTTGGTTGTTGCAGCGGTTGCACGAGGTGCCCGTCAGTACTCTGTATCGTACTTATACCTTGCAGTCGTTAGTCATGGGGTTGTCAGGCTTGCTGGGGGTGTTTGTTCTTTTACTTTTAGGAATAACGTGA
- a CDS encoding mandelate racemase/muconate lactonizing enzyme family protein codes for MNITRITPYVVQQSLDQPFYFSQWQYDTRTICLVKIETDTGLCGWGEGYGPAAVIRAGIDFFSPFLLGMDALAHENVWQTMYRRSLDYARRGVLVAAISAIDIALWDIKGKALNLPVSTLLGGRKREAVTPYATGMYFTEGKGLTQRLADEAQGYAEQGFQAMKMKVGLNLKDDLANMKAVRQAIGDEIDLMIDANHAYSLREATQLAQAVEPLNIGWFEEPVSPEEYDNYRQLRSKTTIPIAGGECEYLRYGFQQLFQQQSVDIAQPDICATGGLTEAKKVATMAQTYGVAVVPHSWGTGIAVATALHFISNLEITPGRRQPPPAFIELDRTENDLRDKLVSPQFVPTDGELTVPSGSGLGIEVDEDLLQHFSQ; via the coding sequence ATGAACATCACGCGCATCACGCCTTACGTAGTACAGCAGTCATTAGATCAGCCCTTCTATTTCAGCCAGTGGCAGTATGACACCCGCACCATCTGCTTGGTGAAAATTGAGACCGATACCGGACTCTGCGGCTGGGGGGAAGGCTACGGTCCTGCCGCCGTGATCCGAGCGGGTATTGATTTTTTCAGCCCTTTCCTGCTGGGAATGGATGCCCTCGCCCACGAGAACGTTTGGCAAACCATGTACCGCCGTTCGCTGGATTACGCCCGCCGTGGGGTGCTAGTGGCAGCCATCTCGGCTATTGACATCGCCTTGTGGGACATCAAAGGGAAAGCACTGAACCTACCCGTCTCAACCCTGCTGGGTGGACGCAAGCGCGAAGCGGTTACCCCCTACGCTACGGGGATGTACTTTACCGAAGGGAAGGGGCTCACCCAACGTTTGGCCGATGAAGCCCAAGGCTACGCTGAACAAGGGTTCCAAGCTATGAAGATGAAAGTAGGATTGAACTTGAAAGATGATCTAGCGAATATGAAGGCCGTACGCCAAGCGATTGGCGACGAGATAGACCTGATGATCGACGCCAATCATGCGTACTCGCTACGGGAAGCTACGCAGCTGGCTCAGGCGGTAGAACCACTTAACATCGGCTGGTTTGAAGAGCCGGTCTCGCCGGAAGAATATGACAATTATCGGCAACTGCGGAGCAAAACAACCATTCCTATCGCTGGGGGAGAGTGCGAATACTTGCGCTACGGCTTCCAGCAATTATTTCAGCAGCAGTCGGTCGATATTGCCCAACCGGACATCTGTGCCACTGGCGGACTCACCGAAGCCAAGAAGGTTGCTACGATGGCTCAGACGTACGGGGTAGCGGTGGTACCCCACAGCTGGGGAACCGGCATCGCGGTGGCGACTGCCTTGCACTTTATCTCCAATTTGGAAATCACCCCCGGCCGGAGGCAACCACCGCCCGCATTCATAGAGCTCGATCGCACCGAAAACGACCTGCGTGACAAGCTGGTGTCACCTCAGTTTGTACCAACGGACGGAGAGCTGACCGTACCTAGCGGGTCCGGGCTGGGGATTGAGGTAGACGAAGATTTACTTCAGCATTTCTCCCAGTAA
- a CDS encoding glycoside hydrolase family 2 protein has protein sequence MNIAKLSGWLLVLLLPIDVLGQATQFQYLSGQDKDRTVDWEFKIDKGHRSGEWGSIAVPSNWELQGYGTFTYGRSWRDQLPDVAATGTYRHRFTVPSDWQNKTVNIVFEGSMTDTQVTLNGQSAGPVHQGSFYRFKHDVTQLLNYGEENTLEVIVKNVSDNASVNRAERDADFWIFGGIYRPVYLEAHPREHIDWTAIDARADGLFTLRVYPKNVRQAQRVEAQIQTLDGQAVGDAFSVPVRRRDTSVSLTSTVTNPALWSAEFPNRYRVRVSLLGKSETLHTLTETFGFRTAELRPRDGFYVNGQKVRFKGVNRHSAWPTSGRTTSRALSVQDAQLMKDMNMNAVRMSHYPPDKHFLEVCDSLGLFVIDELTGWQDAYDTLVGEQLVREMIVRDVNHPSVVMWANGNEGGHNYDLLDEYARYDLQQRLVIHPWNTINGANTLHYPVFGCCGGYFFQGEEVFFPTEFLHGLYDGGHGAGLHAWWNAMLNHPRSAGGFLWVFADEGVVRSDLNDSIDTNGSNAPDGIVGPFRQKEGSFYTIKEVWSPIHIDPPALNASFAGQLRIENRYHFTNLNQCTFRWQLIDFPNPSAGATDSTVVASGSVVVPSVVPGLSAYLTLELPDDWRDHHALYLTATDPHGRSVLTWTWPIISAETTARTIVPNSTGSSVAQGRIAGDTLYLEASDVRIGISQQNGTLTQVRNAEGPISLTNGPLPAMGEARLTSFDHFAEGDDYVAQFCYEGALDTVVYRLMGNGWLRLDYTYTPQETQPYVGMNFNYPENQVRGITWLGQGPYRVWKNRMRGTQFAVHHNDYNNTVTGESGWVYPEFKGYFAGWHWARLETDEQPFTVVSATEGLFLRLFTPQPPQGAFNEHTDGQFPEGDISVLDAISPIGTKFKSPDMLGPSGQPNYFKSNEQPGRLWGATLYFDFRGEVATPGEGR, from the coding sequence ATGAATATCGCTAAGTTGAGCGGGTGGCTGTTGGTTCTCCTGCTACCCATCGATGTATTAGGGCAAGCCACCCAGTTTCAGTATCTTTCCGGTCAAGACAAAGACCGAACGGTTGACTGGGAATTTAAAATAGACAAGGGGCACCGAAGCGGGGAGTGGGGCAGCATTGCGGTGCCTTCTAACTGGGAGCTTCAGGGCTACGGTACCTTCACCTACGGTCGCAGTTGGCGCGATCAGCTGCCCGACGTAGCCGCCACCGGCACCTACCGCCACCGGTTTACCGTACCCTCCGATTGGCAAAACAAGACCGTTAATATCGTCTTTGAAGGATCGATGACCGACACCCAGGTGACCCTCAACGGTCAGTCCGCCGGGCCGGTGCACCAGGGTTCGTTCTACCGCTTTAAACACGACGTCACCCAGCTGCTCAACTACGGCGAAGAGAATACGCTGGAAGTGATTGTGAAAAATGTGTCGGATAATGCATCGGTGAACCGGGCCGAACGGGATGCAGACTTCTGGATTTTCGGCGGCATCTACCGACCCGTCTACCTGGAAGCGCATCCGAGAGAGCATATTGATTGGACGGCGATAGACGCTCGGGCTGACGGCTTGTTTACCCTGCGGGTCTACCCTAAAAACGTCCGCCAAGCGCAACGCGTTGAGGCTCAAATTCAGACCCTGGACGGTCAGGCGGTCGGTGACGCTTTTTCGGTGCCGGTGAGACGGCGCGACACCAGCGTAAGCCTCACGAGTACGGTGACCAACCCTGCGCTTTGGTCCGCCGAGTTTCCCAATCGCTACCGGGTGCGGGTGTCTCTGCTGGGAAAATCGGAGACCCTGCACACCCTTACCGAAACCTTCGGCTTCCGTACCGCCGAACTACGCCCCCGCGATGGCTTCTATGTGAACGGGCAGAAGGTGCGCTTCAAAGGGGTGAACCGCCACAGTGCCTGGCCCACCTCAGGACGAACCACCAGCCGAGCACTGAGTGTTCAGGATGCGCAGCTGATGAAGGACATGAACATGAACGCGGTGCGCATGTCGCACTATCCACCCGATAAGCACTTTCTGGAAGTATGCGACTCACTCGGCTTGTTTGTCATTGACGAACTCACCGGCTGGCAAGATGCCTACGACACGCTGGTGGGTGAGCAATTGGTACGCGAAATGATTGTGCGCGATGTGAACCACCCTTCGGTGGTGATGTGGGCCAACGGTAACGAAGGCGGCCACAACTACGATTTGCTGGATGAATACGCCCGCTACGACCTACAGCAGCGGCTGGTTATTCACCCCTGGAATACCATCAACGGAGCCAACACCCTACACTATCCGGTGTTTGGGTGCTGCGGAGGCTACTTCTTCCAGGGCGAAGAAGTCTTTTTTCCTACTGAATTTTTGCACGGCTTGTACGACGGTGGGCACGGGGCCGGTCTGCATGCCTGGTGGAATGCGATGCTGAACCACCCTCGCTCAGCTGGGGGCTTCCTGTGGGTGTTTGCCGACGAAGGTGTCGTGCGCAGCGATCTGAACGATTCTATTGATACCAACGGCAGCAATGCTCCCGATGGCATTGTAGGCCCTTTCCGGCAGAAGGAAGGCAGCTTTTATACAATCAAAGAGGTTTGGTCGCCTATCCACATCGACCCGCCCGCACTTAACGCTTCGTTCGCCGGACAGCTGCGGATAGAAAATCGCTACCACTTCACCAACTTAAACCAGTGCACCTTTCGTTGGCAACTGATTGACTTTCCGAACCCCAGCGCTGGAGCCACCGACTCTACGGTGGTAGCGTCTGGTTCGGTAGTGGTGCCTTCGGTGGTTCCCGGACTTAGCGCGTACCTAACGTTGGAGCTTCCGGATGACTGGCGCGATCACCATGCTCTCTATCTGACGGCCACCGACCCACACGGTCGTTCGGTGCTGACCTGGACGTGGCCCATTATTTCCGCTGAAACAACCGCCCGAACCATTGTCCCCAACAGCACCGGTTCGTCGGTCGCTCAGGGACGCATCGCTGGCGATACCCTGTACCTGGAAGCCAGCGACGTGCGCATTGGCATCAGTCAGCAAAACGGAACGCTGACCCAGGTGCGCAATGCTGAAGGGCCTATCTCCCTGACCAACGGTCCGCTGCCCGCCATGGGTGAGGCGCGCCTAACCTCGTTTGATCATTTCGCCGAGGGCGACGACTACGTGGCGCAGTTTTGCTACGAAGGGGCGCTAGACACTGTTGTTTATCGCCTGATGGGCAACGGCTGGCTCCGCCTTGACTACACCTATACTCCGCAAGAAACCCAGCCCTACGTAGGGATGAACTTCAACTATCCCGAAAACCAGGTACGCGGGATCACCTGGCTTGGTCAGGGACCCTACCGGGTGTGGAAGAACCGGATGCGGGGTACGCAGTTTGCGGTACACCACAATGACTACAACAATACCGTGACGGGTGAGAGTGGTTGGGTGTATCCGGAGTTCAAAGGCTACTTCGCCGGTTGGCACTGGGCTCGGCTCGAGACAGACGAACAGCCGTTCACGGTGGTATCGGCCACCGAGGGTTTGTTTTTGCGTTTGTTTACCCCCCAGCCACCGCAGGGGGCATTTAACGAGCATACGGACGGACAGTTTCCAGAGGGTGATATTTCGGTGCTGGATGCCATCAGCCCTATCGGCACCAAATTCAAATCTCCGGACATGCTAGGGCCGAGTGGGCAGCCCAATTACTTCAAATCCAACGAACAACCGGGTCGCCTCTGGGGAGCTACGCTTTACTTCGACTTTCGGGGTGAGGTAGCAACACCCGGAGAAGGACGGTAA
- a CDS encoding alpha-L-fucosidase, whose amino-acid sequence MMNSLLNYGSLLIVALSFACQSTPTNEASRPAVADTTGILNESSEAFNERMGWWRDARFGMFIHWGPYAVPAGVHQGEEVEGIGEWIMDKASVPIAEYEAYARQFNPTQYDADAWVKLAHNAGMKYLVVTSKHHDGFALWDSEVSQYDVMDFSPFRRDVLAELKAACEKYGVKFCIYYSIMDWHHPQAQAPNYPKYNTRDTARINPEFDQYVQNYLKPQLTELVEQYDPHVLWFDGEWIPDWTHEHGVAMYQYLRELSPTLIINNRIDIGRQGMSGFDAEGDFVGDFGTPEQEIPDTGMAGVDWEACMTMNDTWGYKQSDDNWKSSQELLHKLIDIASKGGNFLLNVGPTAEGLIPEPSVERLQTLGEWLAVNGEAIYGSSASPYEAPDWGRYTQKGGKLYAHVLDWPEGNQLTLPEALTVQRAYWLADGQEVVADPAANALTLSATHQDQPAPVLVIETALAVAQ is encoded by the coding sequence ATGATGAATTCTTTGCTTAACTACGGTAGCCTATTAATCGTAGCCTTATCGTTCGCTTGCCAGTCTACACCCACCAATGAAGCAAGCCGCCCGGCAGTGGCCGATACCACTGGCATACTGAACGAATCTTCCGAAGCCTTCAACGAACGAATGGGCTGGTGGCGCGACGCTCGCTTCGGGATGTTTATCCACTGGGGGCCTTACGCGGTACCCGCCGGAGTACACCAAGGCGAAGAAGTGGAAGGTATCGGTGAATGGATCATGGACAAAGCTAGCGTTCCGATAGCCGAGTACGAAGCGTATGCCCGGCAGTTCAATCCCACGCAGTACGATGCCGATGCCTGGGTGAAGCTAGCTCACAATGCGGGCATGAAGTACCTGGTCGTCACCAGTAAACACCACGATGGTTTTGCGCTGTGGGACTCCGAAGTGAGCCAATACGATGTGATGGATTTTTCGCCCTTCCGGCGTGATGTATTGGCCGAACTGAAGGCCGCCTGCGAAAAATACGGAGTAAAATTCTGTATCTATTACTCCATCATGGACTGGCACCATCCGCAGGCGCAAGCTCCTAACTATCCTAAGTACAACACCCGCGATACCGCTCGCATCAACCCCGAGTTCGATCAGTATGTACAGAACTACCTCAAGCCGCAGCTCACCGAGCTAGTTGAGCAGTACGATCCGCACGTACTATGGTTTGACGGGGAGTGGATACCCGACTGGACGCACGAGCACGGGGTAGCTATGTATCAGTATCTGCGGGAGCTAAGTCCAACCCTCATTATCAACAACCGAATAGACATTGGTCGGCAAGGAATGAGTGGTTTTGATGCGGAGGGGGATTTTGTGGGCGACTTCGGTACCCCTGAGCAAGAGATACCCGACACGGGCATGGCCGGGGTAGACTGGGAAGCCTGCATGACGATGAACGACACCTGGGGATATAAACAAAGCGACGATAACTGGAAAAGCAGCCAGGAGCTACTGCATAAACTGATTGACATAGCCTCTAAAGGGGGCAACTTTTTGCTCAACGTAGGCCCTACGGCCGAAGGGCTGATTCCCGAGCCGAGTGTAGAGCGGTTGCAAACACTGGGTGAGTGGCTAGCGGTAAATGGCGAGGCCATCTACGGCAGCAGTGCCAGTCCGTACGAAGCCCCGGACTGGGGGCGATATACACAAAAAGGCGGTAAGCTGTACGCCCACGTACTGGACTGGCCCGAAGGCAATCAGCTGACCCTACCCGAAGCCTTGACAGTACAACGCGCCTACTGGTTAGCTGATGGACAGGAGGTAGTTGCCGACCCAGCAGCGAACGCGCTGACACTATCGGCGACGCATCAAGACCAACCGGCCCCCGTGCTGGTGATTGAGACTGCATTAGCTGTCGCTCAGTAA
- a CDS encoding sulfatase-like hydrolase/transferase — MKKMVFVLLSCGWVLSMVSGGRVGSVGYAQSARPNVMLLLTDDQRAGTINALGNTEVITPHLNSLVRRGTTFRQATIMGAMNGAVCAPSRAMLMTGRSLWQIDPGGHSVDSAHHTLPEYLGRQGYRTFHTGKWHNGKASFARSFTGGKHIFFGGMSDHYRVPLHPFDSSGVYPDAAVYFDTTRHSTDLYAEAAVAFLASYSGKSPFFLSVAFQAPHDPRQVPQSYLDLYDTARLSVPVNFLPEHPCDNGELDIRDEWTEPTPRSRASIKGHLRDYYAMITHLDDAIGRIVAALRANDQLENTIIVLAGDNGLALGQHGLMGKQNLYEHSIGVPLVITGPGIAAHRTSDAFVYLSDVYPTLCEWLGMEVPASVTMPSFAVVLRPKESGGRSSSVHAYKNFQRALRTDQYKLIGYNVGGQTHWQLFDRWQDPYETDNLAERSAYASQVQQLRQQLQSQLRSMGDSVDFTQPGWGVPVIMSWYEKMRQRNPEGLQRLRQLTESKANGH, encoded by the coding sequence ATGAAAAAAATGGTCTTCGTATTGCTCAGCTGTGGATGGGTACTGAGTATGGTATCCGGGGGGCGTGTGGGCTCGGTAGGGTACGCTCAGTCAGCCCGTCCGAACGTAATGCTGCTGCTCACCGACGACCAGCGGGCGGGTACGATCAACGCGCTGGGCAATACCGAAGTGATCACTCCTCACCTGAATAGCTTGGTGCGGCGGGGTACAACTTTTCGGCAGGCAACGATCATGGGGGCGATGAACGGAGCGGTGTGTGCCCCCAGCCGCGCTATGCTGATGACCGGCCGTAGCCTGTGGCAGATCGATCCGGGGGGGCACTCGGTCGATTCAGCCCATCATACCCTGCCCGAATACCTGGGGCGGCAGGGCTATCGTACTTTTCATACGGGTAAGTGGCACAACGGAAAAGCCAGCTTTGCCCGCAGCTTTACCGGGGGTAAGCACATTTTCTTCGGCGGTATGAGTGACCACTACCGGGTACCACTGCATCCTTTTGATAGCAGCGGAGTGTATCCTGATGCGGCGGTGTATTTCGACACCACCCGACACAGTACGGACCTGTACGCCGAAGCGGCGGTTGCCTTCCTGGCGAGCTATTCCGGCAAATCACCCTTTTTCCTGAGCGTCGCCTTTCAGGCACCCCACGACCCCCGGCAGGTACCGCAGTCTTATCTGGATTTGTACGATACCGCCCGGCTTTCGGTACCGGTCAACTTTCTGCCTGAGCACCCCTGCGATAACGGCGAACTCGACATTCGCGACGAATGGACTGAGCCCACTCCGCGAAGTCGAGCCAGCATCAAAGGGCACCTTCGCGATTACTACGCAATGATTACCCACCTGGACGATGCCATCGGTCGCATTGTAGCAGCTCTGCGAGCCAACGATCAATTAGAAAATACGATCATCGTGCTGGCGGGAGATAACGGGCTAGCCCTCGGGCAGCACGGACTGATGGGCAAACAAAACCTCTACGAGCATAGCATCGGTGTGCCTTTGGTCATCACCGGGCCGGGCATTGCCGCCCATCGTACCAGCGACGCTTTCGTTTACTTGAGCGATGTGTACCCGACGCTCTGCGAATGGCTGGGGATGGAGGTTCCCGCCTCGGTAACCATGCCCAGCTTCGCAGTGGTGCTTCGGCCTAAGGAGTCTGGCGGGCGCTCGAGCAGTGTGCACGCCTACAAGAATTTCCAGCGAGCCTTGCGGACGGATCAATACAAACTGATTGGCTATAATGTAGGAGGTCAAACCCACTGGCAGTTGTTTGATCGCTGGCAAGACCCCTACGAAACTGATAATCTGGCCGAACGGTCGGCCTACGCTTCGCAGGTACAGCAGCTCCGGCAGCAGTTGCAGAGTCAGCTCCGCAGCATGGGCGACTCGGTAGACTTTACCCAGCCGGGGTGGGGGGTACCTGTGATTATGAGCTGGTACGAAAAAATGCGCCAACGCAACCCCGAGGGACTCCAACGTTTACGTCAACTTACTGAATCAAAAGCTAACGGTCACTAA